In a single window of the Salmo trutta chromosome 23, fSalTru1.1, whole genome shotgun sequence genome:
- the LOC115159692 gene encoding interleukin-31 receptor subunit alpha, whose protein sequence is MKNVSPVTCRCKNISSCYGHCVTSQEGVSELDCFGKHLGLSRIGWKCVWTPVKHQTQRYTLCIEQKTHSKMHANISETSQTIHLSKRLNMTAHVFDKSDLKSCTKTVFRGSPQQLVRCGPSTNVHLNRHSRQLDIQASWRKEETKYITLYSVRYKELNSTQWKEPPVQSKDRNRCTVGNLNSSLSYEVQIECVANNKCTQCPWSEIFTVPPELTDTPVIEMVKDSRPQTKGRRLVIIKWKFAASELAEGYSVSVGKASGEDPIETFNTSRHLLIVTLSHSAYHLKITAFNRAGTSPAAQSTIRPLDDKDLYGKLNLTFNGNTSFTVSWVDDLIKTYSCFSVEWWTRGNKAAHKSFYEDENNYEVIPLHEPLELYKRYTFTLHTRPDKEPCNLKFINNSESTYGSIQSYFTEGSPISAPGNISSSNVTQRSMVLEWTSVSEKDTRGFLLGYILHYTESPDDRADAETNVTVDAGSTSYELGDLKSNTVYQVQLSAFTAAGMGVRSSAVYFETKSTASLSVGGMIAGVVIGVALLLLVVNLGSWLLKRAKRILWPSIPNPGNSNAIQKIDGVCELELLEPINREKLEEEGDANSLHIVDSREETSPVSNLHSNSDSCLHPNTDHEENQGPSETTADSAEPTKVDPQINMGLCRRDTATDSSAQDPTSDTIKPTRDTRQTDPVPISTVAHQCPQLSFMSDYTTMELFQQALTQCDPATISLEPHGQSEDTDSPLTRPEVDYIHQSLYDTVLHLSQGSTSPNEVYYTVL, encoded by the exons ATGAAGAATG TTTCTCCAG TGACCTGTAGGTGCAAGAACATCTCTTCATGTTATGGACACTGTGTCACATCCCAAG AGGGAGTCAGTGAATTAGATTGCTTTGGTAAACATCTGGGCTTAAGTAGGATCGGCTGGAAATGTGTGTGGACACCTGTAAAACACCAAACACAAAGATACACACTCTGCATAGAACA GAAAACACATAGCAAAATGCACGCAAACATATCGGAGACGTCTCAGACTATTCATCTGTCCAAAAGGCTTAACATGACAGCTCATGTATTTGACAAGAGTGATTTGAAGAGCTGCACAAAGACTGTTTTCAGAGGTTCACCTCAACAATTGG TTCGATGCGGCCCCTCAACTAATGTACACTTGAATCGCCATTCAAGACAGCTGGATATCCAGGCCTCCTGGAGGAAGGAGGAGACCAAATATATCACTCTTTACTCTGTGAGATACAAGGAACTGAACAGCACGCAATGGAAAGAG CCACCAGTGCAATCCAAGGATAGAAATAGGTGCACTGTGGGTAATCTTAACTCCTCACTGTCCTATGAGGTGCAGATAGAGTGTGTGGCCAACAACAAATGTACCCAGTGCCCCTGGAGCGAGATTTTCACAGTCCCACCTG AACTTACTGATACGCCTGTCATTGAGATGGTAAAAGATAGTCGTCCACAAACCAAAGGGAGGAGATTAGTGATCATAAAATGGAAG TTTGCAGCCAGTGAGTTAGCGGAGGGCTACAGTGTTTCTGTGGGGAAAGCCTCAGGAGAGGACCCTATTGAGACCTTCAACACCAGCAGACACCTACTCATAGTGACCCTGTCTCACTCAGCCTACCACCTCAAAATCACAGCTTTCAACAGGGCTGGGACCTCACCTGCAGCACAGAGCACTATACGGCCACTGGACGACAAAG ACTTATATGGGAAGCTGAATCTGACATTCAATGGCAACACTTCCTTTACTGTCTCCTGGGTGGATGACCTGATCAAAACCTACTCCTGCTTCTCAGTGGAGTGGTGGACGAGAGGAAACAAAGCTGCTCACAAGTCCTTCTATGAGGATGAAAACAATTATGAAGTCATACCATTGCACG AGCCATTAGAGCTGTATAAGAGGTACACCTTCACTCTGCACACGAGGCCAGACAAAGAGCCCTGCAACCTGAAGTTCATCAACAACAGCGAGAGCACCTACGGGAGCATCCAGTCCTACTTCACTGAAGGAT CCCCAATTAGTGCCCCAGGGAACATCAGCAGCAGTAATGTTACCCAGAGATCCATGGTGCTAGAGTGGACGTCAGTCTCTGAGAAGGACACCAGAGGTTTCCTGCTGGGCTACATCCTCCACTACACAGAGAGCCCAGATGACAGGGCAGACGCTGAGACAA ACGTCACTGTGGATGCTGGTTCAACCAGCTACGAGTTGGGGGACCTAAAAAGCAATACTGTGTACCAAGTCCAGTTGTCTGCCTTCACTGCTGCAGGAATGGGAGTGAGAAGCTCAGCTGTATACTTCGAAACCAAGTCAACAG CATCCCTGTCTGTTGGTGGTATGATAGCAGGGGTCGTTATTGGAGTAGCTTTACTCTTACTTGTGGTTAATCTCGGCTCTTGGTTGTTAAAAAG AGCAAAGAGAATACTTTGGCCAAGTATCCCTAATCCTGGTAACAGCAATGCCATCCAGAAAATAGATGGGGTCTGTGAGCTG GAACTCCTGGAGCCCATCAACAGAGAGAAGTTAGAGGAAGAGGGGGACGCCAACAGTCTGCACATTGTTGACAGTAGAGAAGAAACGTCTCCCGTTAGCAACCTCCATAGCAACAGTGACTCATGTCTACACCCCAACACAGACCACGAGGAGAATCAAGGGCCTTCAGAGACAACCGCAGACTCTGCCGAGCCCACTAAAGTAGACCCTCAAATCAACATGGGCTTGTGCCGAAGAGACACAGCCACAGACAGTAGCGCCCaagatcccacttctgacaccattaAACCTACCAGagacacaagacagacagaccctgTCCCCATTAGTACGGTGGCCCACCAGTGCCCGCAGTTGTCCTTTATGAGTGATTACACAACCATGGAACTCTTCCAACAGGCTCTGACACAATGTGATCCAGCCACTATATCATTGGAACCCCATGGCCAGTCAGAGGACACAGACTCCCCCCTGACCAGACCAGAGGTAGATTACATACACCAGTCCCTCTATGATACTGTCCTCCACCTGTCCCAAGGCAGCACAAGTCCAAATGAGGTGTATTACACGGTTCTTTGA